A single Lolium perenne isolate Kyuss_39 chromosome 6, Kyuss_2.0, whole genome shotgun sequence DNA region contains:
- the LOC127308776 gene encoding uncharacterized protein codes for MLPSSAAAVLEDGDLASEILLRLPPQPSSLPRASAVCKSLRSVASDPGFSRRFRIHHRRSRPLLGFFMGAGNELRFEPTLDPPNRVPQGRFQFPIDASDRSFKLLGCRHGFLLMLRTFQGTVQLLVWDPFNGHEHRLAIPPGFDKKQINGAVLRAAPGVGDIDHFQVVLVSTDVQQGVVACVYSSETAWGNLIATPLPSWGKIDPSRPAVLVRDSLYMLLLGIGGPSRIVEFDVGKQSLAVIPLPASFDYGYGRSCFYSVMRADGGGLGMVFVSAPGGSAQLWKRITNYDGVASWVLARTIELDKLISHSLKSQCCLHITGLAEENNVVFLWSGFGVFMVQLDSLQFKRLPLTTMHRWHPFESVYAAGI; via the exons ATGTTgccgtcgtcggcggcggcggtgctggAAGACGGCGACCTGGCCTCCgagatcctcctccgcctccctccgcaGCCGTCGTCCCTCCCCCGCGCCTCCGCCGTCTGCAAAAGCTTGCGCAGCGTCGCCTCCGACCCAGGCTTCTCCCGCCGCTTCCGCATCCACCACCGCCGCAGCCGTCCCCTCCTCGGTTTCTTCATGGGAGCTGGCAACGAGCTCCGTTTCGAGCCCACTCTGGATCCCCCCAACCGGGTCCCGCAAGGCCGCTTCCAGTTTCCGATCGATGCCAGCGACCGCAGCTTCAAGCTGCTCGGATGCCGCCATGGCTTCCTACTCATGCTCCGCACATTTCAGGGGACCGTCCAGCTCCTGGTGTGGGACCCTTTCAATGGCCACGAGCACCGCCTAGCCATTCCTCCGGGGTTCGATAAGAAGCAGATCAATGGAGCCGTGCTTCGCGCTGCCCCCGGTGTCGGAGACATAGACCACTTTCAGGTGGTCTTGGTAAGCACTGACGTGCAACAAGGAGTGGTCGCCTGTGTTTACTCGTCGGAGACAGCATGGGGTAATCTCATCGCAACACCGCTTCCATCTTGGGGCAAGATTGATCCGAGCAGGCCTGCTGTGCTCGTCAGGGATTCCCTTTATATGTTGCTGCTTGGGATTGGGGGGCCTTCAAGGATCGTTGAGTTCGATGTTGGTAAGCAGAGTCTAGCAGTGATACCTCTGCCTGCCAGCTTTGATTATGGGTATGGTCGCTCTTGCTTCTACTCAGTTATGCGAGCAGATGGTGGTGGGCTTGGTATGGTCTTTGTGTCAGCTCCAGGTGGCAGCGCCCAATTATGGAAGAGGATCACCAATTATGATGGCGTTGCTTCCTGGGTGCTGGCAAGAACTATTGAACTAGACAAGCTAATATCCCATAGTTTAAAGAGTCAATGCTGCCTACATATTACGGGGTTAGCGGAGGAAAATAATGTGGTGTTCTTGTGGTCCGGTTTCGGTGTCTTCATGGTTCAGCTTGACTCACTGCAGTTCAAGAGACTTCCCCTAACCACCATGCATCGTTGGCATCCATTTGAAAGTGTCTATGCTGCAG GTATCTAG
- the LOC127308775 gene encoding F-box protein At4g22390-like translates to MPPPPPLVDDVIAEILLRLPPDEPEHLIRAALVCKPWLRIIRDPGFRRSYRDLHGAPPLLGFLHRLMVFQGDPPARFPSTTSMPEFPHPGSGGRRTRPLDCRHGRVLIHMLPGFLVWDPVTGDKHHLPPEPEEIDWLIYSAVVFCAADGCDHLDCRGGPFRVVFAATHEDKDIILASVYSSETGEWSSPVCLDNTCEIYARHTREARADGPMGRFYTPYVQPRRGALVGDAVYFTVRRGNAIVKYDLGKDRLSMIDPPQHCLVHGIAITGVENCTSLGFTCIQGSTLHTWARKVDAQETAEWVQYRVIELEKTMPVTNPEDERSVVGFAEGVDVIFVCSGAGLFMIKLSSGQVKKVDEPGEYFSVLPYMSFYLPSNSGGHDATDLPHNT, encoded by the exons atgccgccgccgccgccgcttgtcGACGACGTCATCGCCgagatcctcctccgcctcccgccgGACGAGCCCGAGCACCTCATCCGCGCCGCCCTCGTCTGCAAGCCCTGGCTCCGCATCATCCGCGACCCCGGCTTCCGCCGCAGCTACCGCGACCTCCACGGCGCCCCgcccctcctcggcttcctccaccgcCTCATGGTGTTCCAAGGGGACCCGCCCGCCCGCTTCCCCTCCACCACATCAATGCCGGAGTTCCCGCACCCGGGTTCCGGCGGCCGCCGCACGCGCCCCCTCGACTGccgccacggccgcgtcctcatccacatgctgccgggattcctcGTCTGGGACCCCGTCACCGGCGACAAACACCACCTGCCGCCCGAGCCGGAGGAAATCGACTGGCTCATCTACTCCGCCGTGGTTTTCTGCGCCGCCGACGGCTGCGACCACCTCGACTGCCGCGGCGGCCCCTTCCGCGTCGTCTTCGCGGCCACCCACGAGGACAAGGACATCATACTTGCCAGCGTCTACTCATCAGAGACCGGTGAGTGGAGCTCGCCAGTATGCCTCGACAACACCTGTGAAATCTACGCCCGGCACACCCGAGAGGCGCGTGCAGATGGACCCATGGGACGCTTCTACACGCCCTATGTCCAGCCGAGGCGAGGCGCCCTTGTCGGAGATGCAGTCTACTTCACTGTCCGGCGGGGCAACGCAATCGTCAAGTACGACCTGGGAAAGGACCGCTTATCCATGATTGACCCGCCGCAACATTGCTTGGTGCACGGCATTGCTATCACGGGGGTGGAGAACTGCACTTCACTGGGCTTTACCTGCATTCAGGGTTCCACCCTTCATACGTGGGCAAGGAAGGTGGATGCACAAGAAACTGCAGAATGGGTACAATACAGGGTCATCGAGTTGGAGAAAACAATGCCTGTTACCAATCCTGAAGACGAACGATCTGTGGTCGGCTTCGCAGAGGGTGTGGATGTCATCTTCGTTTGCTCAGGTGCTGGCTTATTCATGATCAAGCTCAGTTCTGGGCAGGTTAAGAAGGTTGATGAGCCCGGAGAATACTTTAGCGTGCTGCCCTACATGAGCTTCTACCTTCCAA GCAATAGTGGTGGACATGATGCAACTGATCTTCCGCACAATACTTAA